One part of the Populus alba chromosome 18, ASM523922v2, whole genome shotgun sequence genome encodes these proteins:
- the LOC118051118 gene encoding CBL-interacting serine/threonine-protein kinase 5 produces MEERHVLFGKYEMGRLLGKGTFAKVYYGKHLVTGDSVAIKVINTDQVKKEGMMEQIQTEISVMHLVRHPNIVELKEVMATKTKIFFIMEYVRGGELFAKVAKGRLKEEVARKYFQQLISAIDYCHSRGVYHRDLKPENMLLDEDENLKISDFGLSALPEQLLQDGLLHTMCGTPAYVAPEVLRKKGYDGSKADTWSCGVILYVLLAGFLPFQEENVMKMYRKIFKAEYEFQPWFSTDAKRLISRLLVADPERRITIPALMRNHWFLKGFLRPTAFSIQESIMDKTEQDQDLDSCSAVKPKVSSPRFFNAFEFISSMSSGFDLSSLFETKKKPGSMFTSKVSASAIMEKIEGVAKGLNFKVARVKDFKVRLRSPCEGRKGKLAVTAEVFEVAPEVAVVELSKSSGDTLEYAKFCKEDARPALKDIVWTWQGDNVCTNDNNNSQVEDCDIQVL; encoded by the coding sequence ATGGAGGAGAGGCATGTTCTTTTTGGGAAGTATGAGATGGGGAGGCTACTGGGGAAGGGGACTTTTGCTAAAGTTTACTACGGGAAACACCTGGTAACCGGAGACAGTGTGGCTATCAAAGTTATAAACACAGATCAAGTCAAGAAAGAAGGCATGATGGAACAGATCCAGACAGAGATCTCAGTGATGCATCTTGTTCGTCATCCCAACATTGTTGAGCTCAAGGAAGTCATGGCTACAAAGACTAAGATCTTCTTCATCATGGAGTATGTTCGAGGTGGAGAGTTGTTTGCCAAAGTGGCCAAAGGAAGGCTCAAAGAAGAAGTTGCTCGAAAATATTTCCAGCAACTAATCAGCGCCATTGATTATTGTCACAGCAGAGGTGTTTATCATCGGGACTTGAAGCCGGAGAACATGTTGCTTGACGAAGACGAAAACTTGAAAATCTCTGATTTTGGCTTGTCAGCCTTACCTGAACAATTGCTGCAAGATGGACTTTTGCATACTATGTGTGGGACTCCTGCTTATGTTGCCCCAGAAGTTTTGAGAAAGAAAGGCTATGATGGATCAAAAGCAGATACATGGTCGTGTGGGGTGATTCTCTACGTGCTTCTTGCAGGATTCTTGCCATTTCAAGAAGAAAATGTTATGAAGATGTACAGGAAGATCTTCAAGGCTGAATATGAGTTCCAGCCATGGTTTTCAACAGATGCTAAGAGGTTGATTTCAAGACTTCTTGTTGCTGATCCTGAAAGGAGAATCACAATTCCTGCCTTAATGAGAAATCACTGGTTTCTGAAAGGGTTTTTAAGACCGACGGCCTtttcaattcaagaatcaaTCATGGATAAAACAGAACAGGATCAAGATCTTGATTCTTGTTCTGCTGTCAAGCCTAAAGTATCATCACCAAGATTCTTCAATGCATTCGAGTTCATCTCTTCAATGTCATCTGGGTTTGATCTGTCCAGTCTTTTTGAGACCAAGAAGAAACCAGGGTCGATGTTCACTTCAAAAGTGTCAGCAAGTGCTATCATGGAAAAGATTGAAGGGGTTGCAAAAGGGCTGAATTTTAAGGTAGCAAGAGTTAAAGATTTCAAGGTGAGGTTACGAAGTCCATGTGAGGGAAGAAAGGGGAAGCTGGCAGTGACAGCAGAGGTGTTCGAGGTGGCACCGGAGGTTGCTGTGGTGGAGCTCTCCAAGTCTTCGGGAGATACCTTGGAGTACGCCAAGTTCTGCAAGGAAGATGCTAGGCCTGCACTAAAAGACATTGTTTGGACATGGCAAGGAGACAATGTTTGTACTAATGATAACAACAATAGTCAAGTAGAAGATTGTGATATTCAAGTGTTGTAG